CCGAAGAACAGCGTCGCCACTTCCGGCAACTGGTGCGCCTCGTCGAAGATCACCGTGTTGCAGGCGGGAAGCAGTTCAGCCATACCCTCGTCGCGCAGCATGACGTCGGCGAAGAACAGGTGATGATTGACCACGACCAGGTCGGCCGCCATCGCCTCGCGCCGGGCGAGCATGACGAAGCAGTCCTTGTAGTCCGGGCAGTCCTGGCCCAGGCAGTTCTCGCGCGTCGAGGTGGCGTGCCCCCAGACCGGCGAGTTTTCCGAGACTTCCAGGCATTCGGCCTTGTCGCCGGTGTGCGTGACCTTGGCGAAAACCGAGATGCGGCGCGCGTCAGCGGCATCCTCGCGGGTCAGGAAGCGACCGTCGGCCAGCGCCCGTTCCAGGTGGTAGGGACAAACGTAATTGGCGCGCCCTTTCAGCAAGGCGATCTTGACCGGCGCCTTCAAGGCGTCGCGCACCATCGGCAGGTCCTTGTTGAACAACTGGTCCTGCAGTGTCTTGGTGCCGGTCGAGACAATCACCTTGCCGCCCGACTTCAAGGCCGGAACGAGATACGCGAAAGTCTTGCCCGTGCCGGTGCCGGCCTCGGCGATGAAGACCGAACAGCTCTTGATGGCGGCAGCGATGCGCTCGGCCATTTCGACCTGCTGATCGCGCACGCGATAGCCGCCTATGGCCCGGGCCAGCGGCCCGTCGGGGGAAAAGATCTCGGGAAGGGAAGACAAGGAAAAAGGCCTGATGAATGCGGGCCGAATCTTAACAGATGCCGGCCCCCTTGCCCCGTCCGCAGCGCCTCAGAAGCTCTCCGACCAGACCGCCTTGATGACGTATTTTTCCGGCGTTTCCTTGAAGCCCTGACCGATGCCGACATGCAGGGAACCGCCCGCCGTCTGCATCTCGCCGACCAGGTAAAGCGTGCGGTCGCCCGCGCCCGGCTTGAGATCAGAGAGTTTGCCCCAGTCGAGATAGGCTTCCAGTCCCCAGGCAAAGTCGCCGGACAGCTTGTGCATGGCCTTGAAATCGACATTGAAGTCGGGCCGCCGGTCCGCACCGGCCTGACCGTAGCCCCACATCAGGTGCGGATTGGCAACCAGCCGGAAATGCTCGCCGTCGTAACCGGCGATGCCGCGGAATTCGATGCTCGTTTTGTCGGCGACGAAGCGCGGCGAATTGATGTCGTATTCGGCATTGAAGCCGTAATACCAGCCGCCGCTCAGCGGCCGGATATGCTTGAGGCGGAACATGATCGCCGACTCACCCCAGTCGCCACGCCGCGAACTCGGGCTGTCGACGCCGGCGCGCATCACCGGCAGATGGATGCCGGCCTCCCAGCCGGGCGCAAGACCGGTCGCAAACTCGGCCATGACATAGCTCATCTTGTCCACCGGCCAGGTGCCGTCGCGCGTCGTTTTGTCACCCTGCAGCGTGTGATTGGCATGCAGGGTCGCCACGAGTTCGCCGCGCGCGGCGAGGTCGCCCTCATGCACCATGATTTCCGGATCGGCCACCGCCCCGCCGGCGCACGCCAGCCAGGCCAGCGCGGCCATTAGTTTTTTCCCTGAACTGATCATTTTTTATGGTTTTTTTGCAACAGGCGGAGATTTGCACGCCCAGCCTCATCCGGCAAGCTTTTGCCAGCACGAAAAACGCCTTCTCGGCCAAGCCAGGCGCCATTTTGCGGCAGCGCAAAATCATTCAAAAAACACGCAAAACCGGCCCACAACAAGGCTTACGCGATACTTACAGAACTCGACACAACAAATAAATGCTGCATTGCAACATAAGTGCAGCACGCTGTGCTAAAGTCGGCTCGAATCATCGATAAATACAACATGAATGTTGAATGCTGCTCCGGCCAAAAACTGCCCGCCGCCGTATTTCGACATCGACCTTCAACAGGGAAGGCCTTTGCAACAGGAAGCGCATCATGGCAAGCCAGATAGAGCGTAACAAAGCCAGCCACGAACAGATCAACCTGGACGCCAGCGGGCAATTGAGCATCGACGGAGCGCCGAAAAACTGGGCGGTCGACGCCCCGCCTCTGCGCAAAAGCCGCTGGCCGGCCCGTCTCGATGTGCTGCAGAGTGCTTCCGGCCTGTTTCTCGGGCTGTTCCTGATGGCGCACATGTTCTTCGTGTCGAGCATCCTGATCAGCCACGACGCCTTCTACACGATCGCCCGCTTCTTCGAAGGCGTCTATTTCCTCGGCAAGCCTTATCCGATCATGGTTTCGGCCGTGGTCTGCGTGATCACCACCATCTTCATCCTGCATGCCTGGCTGGCGATGCGCAAGTTCCCGGCCGGCTACCGCCAGTACCGTGCCTTTGTCGCGCACAAGAACAGCCTGCAGCACGGCGATACCGCCCTGTGGTGGCTGCAGATCTGGACCGGCTTTGCGCTCTTTTTCATGGCCACCATCCACCTCTACGGCATGCTCACCCAGCCGGCGCTGATCGGCCCCTATGAATCGGCCGACCGCGTCTGGTCCGGCGGCATGTGGCCGCTCTACCTGATGCTGCTGTTCGCCGCCGAGCTGCATGCCAGCATCGGCCTTTACCGCCTGGCCATCAAATGGGGCTGGTTCGCCGCTGCTTCGGCCAACGCCAGCCGTCGTCGCCTGCAACTGGCGCGGCATGCGCTGAGTGCCTTCTTCATCACGTTGGGTCTGGTCACCCTGCTCGCCTACGTCGAGCTCGGCCGCGCCCATGCGGAAAAGGCCGGCGAACGCTACGTCCCCGGCCAGCAAGCCAGCGGCAGACACTGACATGGATGTGATCCACACCGACGTCCTCGTCATCGGCGGCGGACTGGCCGGCCTGCGCGCCGCCCTCGCTGCGAAAAAACGCGGCCAGAAGGTCATCATCCTCAGCCTGGTGCCGCCCAAGCGCTCGCATTCGGCCGCTGCGCAAGGCGGCATGCAGGCCAGCCTGGGCAATACCGCCAAGGGCGCCGGCGACAACGAAGATGTACATTTCGGCGACACCGTACGCGGCAGCGACTGGGGCGCCGACCAGGAAGTCGCCCGCATGTTCGTACATACCGCGCCCAAGGCCGTACGCGAGCTGGCCGCCTGGGGCGTGCCCTGGAACCGCGTCGAACGCGGCCCGCACGACGTCATCATCGACAGCCAGAAAGTCACGCTCAACGAGGCCGATGCCGCGCACGGCCTGATCACCGCGCGCGATTTCGGCGGCACCAAGAAATGGCGCACCTGCTACGTCTCCGACGGCACCGGCCACGCCATGCTCTACGCCGTCAGCGACCAGACCATCGCCGCCGGCATTCCGGTGCATGAGCGCATGGAAGCGGTGGCGCTGATCCATGACGGCACGCGCTGCTACGGCGCCATCGTGCGCAACCTGACCAATGGCAAGCTCTCGGCCTACGTCGCCCGCGCCACCTGCATCGCCACCGGCGGTTTCGGGCGCATCTACCAGGCGACGACCAATGCCGTGATCAACGAAGGCATCGGCGCCGCCATCGCACTGGAAACCGGCGTCGTGCCGCTCGCCAACATGGAAGCCGTGCAGTTCCACCCGACTGCGATCTTCCCGGCCGGCATCCTGGTTACCGAAGGCTGTCGCGGCGACGGCGGCCTGCTGCGCGACGTCGATGGTCACCGCTTCATGCCGGACTACGAGCCGGAGAAGAAGGAACTCGCCTCGCGCGACGTCGTCGCCCGCCGCATGGAAGCGCACATTCGCGCCGGCAAGGGCGCCCGCAACCGTTTCGGCGAGCATCTCTGGCTCGACATCACCTTGCTCGGCGAAGCGCACATCAACAGCAAGCTGCGCGAAGTGAAGGAAATCTGCCATCACTTCCTCGGCATCGACCCGGCCAAACAGTGGATACCGGTGCGTCCGGCCCAGCATTATTCGATGGGCGGCATCCGCACCAATGCGCAGGGCGCCGCCTACGGCCTGAGCGGCCTCTTTGCCTGCGGCGAAGCGGCATGCTGGGACCTGCACGGCTTCAATCGCCTGGGCGGCAACTCGGTGGCCGAAACCGTCGTCGCCGGCATGATCGTCGGCGAAGCGATCGCCGATTTCTGTGCCTCGCCGGCCGGCGACATGCATGTTTCGACGGCGCTCGTGCGCGACTGCCTGGAGAAAGCCGAAGCGGAATTCACCGCACTCAGCGCCGGGCAAGGCACGGAAAAAGCCGGCCAACTGCTGCGCGAGATGCAGGCGATCATGACCGAACAGGTCGGCATCGTGCGCCAGGGCGAAGCCCTGGGCGCAGCGGTCGACGCGCTGCAGAAGCTTGTTTTGCGCAGCCGGCAGATCGGCCTCGGCGGCCGGCGGCCGGGCGCCGACCCGGAACTGACCACCGCCTGGCGCCTGCAGAAAATGCTCAAGCTGGCGCTCTGCGTTGCACGCGGCGCCGAGCAGCGTTGCGAAAGCCGCGGCGCGCATTTCCGCAGCGACTACCCGCAGCGCAACGACGCCGACTGGCTCAAACGCACTCTCGCCTACTGGCCGGACGCGGCGCAGCCGCTGCCCAGCCTCGCCTACGAGGAACTCGCCATCGCCGGCATGGAACTGCCGCCCGGCTGGCGCGGCTACGGCACGCGCGATGCCATCGAACATCCCGCCACCGCCATCCGCCAGGCCGAGATCGACGCTATCCGCGCCCGCCTTGGCGAGGCCGACCGCCACGCCGTGCAGGACGCCCTGATGCCCTTCCGCCACCTGTTGCCGGCGCATCTGCGCGGCAACAACGCCCGCCTCGACGAGTCCGCATGATCAAGCTTTTTCGCCGCACACCGGCCAGCCAGGCACCGCGCCGCCTGACCTTCAGCATCCTGCGCCACAACCCGGCCGATCCGGCTAGCCGGCCGCAGTTGCAGGACTTCGAAATCGAGGAAGCGGAAGGCATGACGCTGTTCATCGCCCTCAACGAGATCCGCGCCACCCAGGACGGCTCGCTGCAGTTCGATTTCGTCTGCCGTGCCGGCATCTGCGGCAGTTGCGCGATGCTGGTCAATGGCCGGCCCGGCCTCGCCTGCCGCACGCTGACGCGCGACCTCGGCACGCAGATCACGCTGGCACCGCTGCCCTTCTTCGAGCTGATCGGCGATCTATCGGTCAATACCGGCAAATGGATGCGCGGCACCAGCGAACGCCTGCAGACCTGGATCCACAATGACGCACCGGTCCGGCTCGACGCCCTTGAAGAAAGGATGGCGCCGGAACTCGCCGAAGGCATCTACGAACTCGACCGCTGCATAGAATGCGGCTGCTGCATTGCCGGCTGCGGCACGGCGCAGATGCGGGAGAAATTTGTCGGCGCGGTCGGCCTCAACAAGATCGCCCGCTTCCACCTCGACCCGCGCGACACGCGCAGCGACGCGGATTTCTACGAGTTGATCGGCGACGACGACGGCGTCTTCGGCTGCATGTCGCTGCTCGGCTGCCACGATGTCTGCCCGAAGCAGCTGCCGCTGCAGACGCAAATCGCCTACCTGCGGCGCAAGATGGCGATCGTCGGCCTCAGCTGAGGCCAGGCGGTCGACGCCTCAATCGACCCGGAAAGGCAGGAACTTCGAGTTGATCCGGTCGTAGACGCCATTCACCTTGATCCGGTCGAGCGCCTTGTCGAGTGCCGGCTTGAGGTCGGCGCGCTGCGGCGAGATGCCGAAGGAAGCCGCGCTGTCGAACTCTGGCGTCTGCAGGATCACCGGCACCAGCCCGAGTTGCAGGAAAGCGCGGCTCTTGCGCAGGCTGAGGCTGCTCATCAACGGCACGACACAGGCGTGGGCAACACCGGCGACCAGTTGTTCGACCATGTCCTCGGCCGTTTGCGCGCCGACCGACTTCCAGCCCTGCTGCCGGATATAGCCTTCCTGCGCCGAGCCCTTGAAGGTGGAAACACGCACCTCGGGCTGACCGGGCGTCACGCCGGGCTTGGCAAAAAACAGGGTTTGCGAACGGTAGACCGGGCGGGTGAATAGCACCTTCTGGCGGCGTTCCGGCGTATTGAGCAAGCCCACCGCCGCCACATCGAAATGGCCGCTGGCCAGATCGTCGAGCAGATATTCGAACTGCCGCACCTCAAACTCGCAGCGGACATTCATTTCGGCACACAGCGCCTGCATGACCGCCACACTGAAGCCGGTCAGTTGCCCGGCGGCATCGCGATAAGCCATCGGTGGCGCATCCTCCAGCACCACCACCTTGAGCACGCCGGGCTCGCCCGGTGCGGCAGTTGCTGCCAGCGGGAGCACGAGGAACAAACACCAAAGAAAAAACTGCCGAAATTGCCGCATGCTTCTTCACGCCACCTATGACTGGCGGCCAGTATAGCGCCATGAAACGGCCAATTTGATGACTGCGGGCAAATCCGCCGACTTGCCAAGTACGCCGTATTTGCGCAGCATGCACGGCAATTTCCGAGGAGCCTGCCATGCAAAACATTCTGATCATCATCCACGCCGCCCCCTACGGCAGCGAACGCTGCCTTTCCGCCCTGCGCCTGGCCTGCGCCCTGAGCGGCAGCGACGCCAAGCCGCAGGTCAATATTTTCCTGATGTCCGACGCCACGGTACTCGGCCTGCCCAACCAGATCGACGGCACCGGCAACGGCCTGCAGGGCATGGTCGAACAACTGGTCGCCAGCGGCGCCAGCATCAAGCTCTGCCGCACCTGTGCCCTGGCGCGCGGCCTCGGCGAACTGCCGCTGATTCCCGGCACCAGCATCGGCACGCTGGTCGAACTGGCTGCCGCCACGCTGGCAGCGGACAAGGTCATCACTTTCTGAGCGAAAAAAAGGCCGGGCAGCACGCCCGGCCTTTCCTGCATTTTCGGCCTTTTCAGACGGTCGACCGTCTGCAAACGGCAAAAACCTACTTGCTGCGCGCCTGGCGCCGCACCCCGGCCGACATCGCGATGTGGCCGGTACTGGCGAAGGCTTCGAGATTGGTCTCGATGTCATCCAGGCTGTAGAAATAATTCACCATCAGCCCGAACGACTGGCGGAAACCTTTCGGCGAAGCATCGGCAAGATAATTGAGCTGCTCGACGCGCGCCCCGTTGCCGAGGTGGAAACGCGACACCGGGTCGAAGGGCGGGCCGCTCTCGCCGCCGCCCTGCTTGGCCGTCGCCAGGTAGCGCGCGGCGAGCCGGGTCAGCGGATCGCGCAGGCTGCGCACCTGCTTCTTGTCCCCGGCCCAGGTACCGGTCGCCAGTGCGTCGAGCGGCAATTCGCAGCCCGCCTCGGCCAGCACCTGCGGATTCTTCTTGACCCAGGCGGCCAGGCCCGGCATCGGCGACAAGGTCGCAAAGCAGGAAAGGCGCGGGAAGTCGCGTTTCAGGTCGTCGATCACCCGCTTCAGCAGGAAATTGCCGAAAGACACGCCGCGCAGGCCGACCTGGGTATTCGAGATGGAATAGAAAATCGCCGTGTCGGCCTTGCTGTTGTCGAAGACCGGCGCGTGCTCGTCGAGCAGTTCCTGGACATTGCCGGCCAGATGGTCGGTCAGCGCGACCTCGACGAAAATCAGCGGCTCGGCCGGCATGCGCGGGTGGAAGAAGGCGTAGAGCCGGCGGTCGGAATCGAGCCGGTTCTTGAGATCGGTCCACGAGCGGATTTCATGCACCGCCTCGTACTCGATCAGTTTCTCGAGCAAGGCGGCCGGCGAATTCCAGGTGATGCGCTGCAACTCCAGGAAGCCGACGTCGAACCAGGCCGACAGGCGCGACTCCAGTTCGCGGTCGAGCACGGCGAGTTCGCGGTCGTTTTCGAGGTAGCGCAGCAGGTCGGCGCGCAGGTCGACCAGAAACTTGACGCCCTGCGGAATGGCGTTGAACTGGGTCAGGATGCGGATGCGCCGCGAGCGCATCGCGCCGCGCATCGCCGCTTCCGCCTTCCACTGCTCGGGCGTGCCGACCGCGGCCTGATAGGCGGCATGCGCCGTCGCGACCTTGGCCGGGTCCGGCCCGAACTCGAGCGCGATCAGCTTGAGGAAACGCTGCCGGCCTTCGTCATTGAGACTGAGATAAGTTTCGGCGAGGCGCGCCGCGCGACCGCGCGCCGAGACTTCGCCACCCTGCCCTTCGGCACACTCGCGCAGTTGCGCGCGCAAACGCTCCAGGCCGCGCGGCGTCAGCGCCACGCGCTCGACACCAGCGCCCACCATAGAACGCAATTTGTCGACCAATCCTTTTGTCACCATGGCTCACCTCCTGACGGATATTGTGCCCCAAGGCGGGGCGGATTTGGCCCCGGAATTGCTTACCCCCCCCGATGCCCAGGAAAAGACGTCGTTTTTGTCGACTAGCCGACAAAGCGGACGCTCGCCCGGCGGGCTGGAATACCACCTTTTTTCGCAATAACGTTGAACAGGAGAAACAGATGTCGATTGTCCCCATCAAGGCCTTTTCCGAAAAAGCCAAAAGCGATCCGGTGCTGAAGGAACAACTGCTGGCTTGCCAGAAGATCAAGGAACTGCGTGCCCTGGCCCTGGAGCACGGCTTCGCCATCGACGAGAATTCCCTCTACCCGCCCAACGAACCGCAATTCACCGAAGCCCAGCTCTCCGAGCGCCTGATCAAGGCCCTGCTGCGCGTCTGAAACATTGCGCACGCGGCGAACAAGGCCGGCGCGTCCGGCCTTGTTCGTTTTCGGGTGTTTTTGGCGGTCGACCGCTGCGGCGGGGCAAAAACCGCGTCAAGCGGCTCTGCCCCCCCTGGCCAGGCGCGCGCGATTACAGTTTGTAACGCAACAAATCCCGTCCCGGGGTTAGCATTGCCGACTTTGCGCCCTCTTGCCCGGCCTGCTGCCCGATGCGACAACAGCGCTCCCGGGCAAATACCCCCAGGACTTACGCGATGAAATCCCTCCCCCTGCTGCTTGCCGCCTTGCTGGCGATTCCCGTCTCCGCCATTGCTGCAGAAGCAATCAAGATCGACATCTATCTGGCTGACCAGCTGGAACAATCCGTCACCCTGAGCGGACCAAACTCGACCGCCAGCATCACCGGCAGCAACATGCCGGGCACTACTTTCGAGCTGCGTCTGATCGCCCCGGAGCCGCTCATCGTCGAGATGAAGGAACACTCAAACGATGGCCGTGCAGATGCAACCGGACGCGCCAAAATACTAGCTGCCGGCAACTCCTTTGCGGTTTCGGAAATCAAGGGATCAACGTTTCGCAATCCCTACGTACTTGTCCGCCGCAACTAAGGAACTCCCTCTCCCCGCCCAACGAGCCGCAATTCGCCGAAGCCCGGCTTTCCGGGCGCCTGATCAAGCCCCTGCCGCGCGTCGGTAGCATTGCGCACTTGGTGAACAAGGCCGGTTCGTCCGGCCTTGTTCGTTTTCGGGTGTTTTTAGCGGTCGACCGGTGCGGCAGGGCAAAAACCGCCCCGCGGCAGACGGGCGATCAGAGGAAGGTTTTGCTTGCCAGACCGAGGACGGCACAGGCGGCAATGACATGGATGATGTTGCGCTGGAAGCGCAACAGGGCAACCGCGGCAAGCAGCGCAATCAGCCCCGATATCCAGTCGATGCTTCCGCCCGGGCCCTGCGGCCACAGGACGTGGTAACCGAAGAACAGTGCCAGGTTGAAAATGACGCCGACCACGGCAGCGGTGATGGCAGTGAGCGGCGCAGTGAACTTCAGATCGTTGTGCGTCGTCTCGATCAGCGGACCGCCGCCCAGGATGAAGATGAAGGATGGCAAAAAGGTAAACCAGGTGACCAGACACGCCGCCACGGCGCCGGCCAGAAACAGGCTTTCCGGCCCGAACACCGCCTTGCCGTAGCCACCGACAAAGCCGACAAAAGCCACCACCATGATCAGCGGCCCCGGCGTCGTTTCACCCAGCGCCAGGCCATCCATCATCTGCAGCGGAGTCAGCCAGTGATAGGCATCCACCGCCCCCTGATAGACGTAAGGCAAGACCGCATAGGCGCCGCCGAAAGTCAGCAGGGCCGCCTTGCTGAAAAACCAGCCCATCTGCGTCAGGGTGAAGTCCCAGCCGTAGAGCAAAGTCAGGCCGGCCATCGGCACTCCCCAGAGCAACAGCCCGCCGAGCAACACCCAGGCGAGCCGTGACCAGGTAAATACCGCGTGCGCCGGCGTCGGCGTCTCATCATCGATCAATGCCCGGCCAAAGGATTTCCCGGCTTTGCCATGCCCGCCGCCCAGCGTGAAGCCGGTCGGCGCGACACGTCCGCCGATGTAGCCGATCAGGGCCGCCGTCGCGACAATGGCCGGAAACGGCACGCCCGCCGCAAAGATGGCAAGGAAAGAGGCGGCAGCAATCGCCCAGAGCACCTTGTTCTTCAGGACACGCCCGCCGATCCGGTACGCCGCCTGGAGAACAATCGCGGTCACCGCCGGCTTGATGCCGTAAAACAACCCGGCAACCAGCGGCATCTCGCCAAAAGCGACATAGACCCAGGACAAGGCAATCAGAATAAACAGCGATGGCAGCACGAACAAGCCGCCGGCCACGATGCCGCCCCAGGTGCAATGCAGCAACCAGCCGATATAGGTCGCCAGTTGCTGCGCTTCCGGACCGGGCAGCAGCATGCAGTAGTTGAGGGCATGCAGGAAGCGGCGCTCGGAAATCCAGCGCCGCCGCTCGACCAGTTCATGATGCATCAGCGAAATCTGTCCGGCCGGCCCGCCGAAACTGACAAAACCGAGCTTGAGCCAGAAAGCAAGGGCTTGCCAGAAACTGACTGGCGGCGGCAAGCTGTCGGAGCAGCGGGAAGTCGTCATGCGTGTTTTGCTTTCTGGAATGCGGCAAGCAAACCGTCAAACAGGCTGCCGGCCAGAATCAGGAGCCGGGCAAACCTTGAATCAGTCTGGCGATGGCGCATTACCCGGCGATGCCGTTCATACTACCGAATATCCTGGCGCCGGACAGCATCCCGCCCCCGCGCCTCTTGTCGAAAACTCGACAAGAGGCTGTCGCCGACCAAAGCGCGCCAAATTAGTTCAATTCGGCGAAAACGCTGACCAGGAGGGCCAAGCCGGCGCTTGGCACCATCCCTGCAAGGGCAAAATCTCCAACGATAGGCCAGCAAGGCCAAGGAGATCCCCAATGGACCAGAGAACCATGCCGATTACCCAGGAAGCCGCGCTGCGCGTTGCCCTAGCTTCCCGCGCCATGCCCAATGTCACCCTGCCGCGGTTGATTGCGCTGTTGCAGAGCCATCTCGGTGAACAAATCGACACCGACAATTTGCGCGCGATCACCGTCACCAACCTGAAAACCGGGCTGGGCAGCATGGACGGCGAGGAAGACGACGAGGACATGGGCATCGGCATCGACGCCATGAAACTCGCCGTGCGCATCCTGTGGGGCGAGGTGCAGGACGATGAGAACCTGCCGCAGGCCGAGCCTTATGCCGACGGCGACATCCCCGATTCGCTGCGCGTCGCCATCGCTTCCGACAGCGGCAACGAGCTGAACGGGCATTTCGGCTCCTGCCTGCGCTACCTCGTCTATCAGGTGTCGGCGACGGAAAGCCGCCTGATCGGCGTGCGCAGCGCGCTGGAAGCGGATTTTGCCGAGGACAAGAACCTCTTCCGCTGCCAGTTGATCGGCGATTGCCATGTGCTCTACGTCGTGTCGATCGGCGGGCCGGCGGCGGCCAAGGTCATCCGCGCCGACATTTTCCCGATCAAGCTGCCCAACGGCGGACCGGCTCCGGAAGTCATCGGGCGCTTCCAGCAGGCGCTGGCCGATTCGCCGCCGCCCTGGCTGGCGAAGATCCTCGGCGTCAGCGCCGACAAACGCCTGCGCCTGTACAACGCCGAGGAAGAAGACGATTAAGCCGGGCGCAGCGCCGCGTCGATCAGGCGGCGCGAGATGCTGATCGGATCCGGCAGGATGGGCAGCGCATCGGGCGAAAACCATTCTGCCGCTTCGATCTCGGCCGGATCGGGCGTGATCTCGCCGCCCGCGTAATCGGCGAAGAAGGCGATCATCAGCGAATTCGGGAAAGGCCAGGGCTGGCTGGAGAAATAGCGCAGGTTGGTGATCTCGATGCCGACCTCTTCGCGCACCTCACGCGCGGCGCACTCTTCCAGCGTCTCGCCCGGTTCGACAAAACCGGCCAGGGCGCTGAACACGCCCGGCTTGAAATGCGGACTGCGCCCGAGCAGCAGCTTGTCGCCATCGCGCACCAGCACCATGATCGCCGGCGACAGGCGCGGATAGGCGAGCAGGCCGCAGTGCGGGCAGTGCATCGCCAATTCGCTGTCCTTCTTCACGGTCGGCGTGCCGCACTTGCCGCAGAAACGGTGGTTGGCCTGCCAGTCGAGCAACTGCGTGGCGCGCCCGGCCAGCGCGAAGATTTCCGGCCCGGCCAGCTGAAAGATGGCGCGCAGCGGCGTCGGCTCGGCGCCGGGCATTTCCGGCAATTCGGCGAGGTCGACCGCATGGCAGGGCTGGCCGTGCAATTCACCGACGTAAAGGGCGTTGTCCGGGTCGCCGAAGGCGCCGGCCGGGCCGAACGGAAAAACCGTATCGACCAGGGTCAACAAGCGCTGTTCGGAACGCAGGATCCAGTAAC
The DNA window shown above is from Quatrionicoccus australiensis and carries:
- the nudC gene encoding NAD(+) diphosphatase; protein product: MSKTGYWILRSEQRLLTLVDTVFPFGPAGAFGDPDNALYVGELHGQPCHAVDLAELPEMPGAEPTPLRAIFQLAGPEIFALAGRATQLLDWQANHRFCGKCGTPTVKKDSELAMHCPHCGLLAYPRLSPAIMVLVRDGDKLLLGRSPHFKPGVFSALAGFVEPGETLEECAAREVREEVGIEITNLRYFSSQPWPFPNSLMIAFFADYAGGEITPDPAEIEAAEWFSPDALPILPDPISISRRLIDAALRPA